CTTTCAAAATGGAATGCCTGCTTAGAAAAACAATGTAGATTTGAATCTTGATGGGTGACCCATAGTTGTACTCCACCCTCTAtctatttttctttgaaaagaaatggtttttttttcccACTAAACATATACAAATATGTATAAAAACGAATAAACGCGCTTAATACACATATGAAACTTTCCTTTTGTTGCAACTTacctagcattttttttttaccacgAAAAATACGGAATTTGGGTAGGTAAAATTGAATTTTGATACAATCAGTACAGTTATTGTATTTGATACAATCAATACAATTTTTTTCTAAGAGTTGATGCATAATTATAGACGTGATTGTATTCGTATAATGAATTGATGTACATGAATAAAATTCATGCATATGACACAGTACAAAAGAATATAGTATACATGAGATTGTGTAAAATTTATAATAACTATACAACTGCACCAAAATCTTGATCGAAATTTAAAACGTGCTTGGCAAATGatgaatcaaaaaaaaaaaaaaaaaaaaaaagagagacgcTGTGGACGTCCAAGACAGCCAATCAAGTCACGGCTGCGTAATGGAGTATTTCCACTGTATGCATGCGTGCATGCATGCATGGACCTATTGATATAAGAAGAGCAAAACCTGAAATTTCCATTAGCAAACTTGAATACGTACATTTCAAAGGTAATCtagagtcttttttttttttcttttttgtgccCAATACTTGTCCTTGAAAGCTTCCCTTCCAAGTATTCTCTTAAATTTTGAGGTTAAAATCTGAAAAATTCATTCGGAGGGAGGGGTTTGAAATTGACCCTTTCCCAGTATCATtcaaattaattaactaatagAATTTTAACACCGTGAAACTTCAAATTCCAAGCTTATTAATTAGATCATCTACCTCCCAATTTCCAATGGTAGGGACGGCTTCTtggtttcttgagtttggtactTTCCATTTCCTCCCATAAGACAAGTATTTGCTGAAATTTGGTACAAATTGAGATACTTATTTGGTTTTTCCACAAATTTGACTCAAAAATAATTAGCATGTGTTTTGACACCCACAAAGAGGaaacaataaaaagaagaaaaaaaaaccattcTATGGtggctccaaaaaaaaaaaaacaatgatgAGAAATCCAAATCCTCTTGTATATACGCATGGCACAAATTTCACTCAGGTATAATTATAACCACAGTGTGAAtgccttgtttttctttctgtCATCATTGTATCCAACATTTTTTTCCTGGTTTTTGGCCATGAATTTTCCCCACTCCCTGATAGTCTAATACCAAACTCATACGCTAAAGACTAGGAAAGGTCAAATCAGTGGCAATTGGTACCCCCATCATCAAGTTTTAGAAAAATGTTATAATAGGTTTAAAGTTTTCAACTATTTTCACTTTTTGCGACTTGGATTCTTGTAAAAAGGACCTATTTGCCCCTCTGTCCACacaattttccaaaatttcttgacTCTCACCCCTTTAAAACTAACAAAGTTCACCTTTTGATTTATAATTCTTtctttaaatttataaaattttctccGCTATGTAAGAAATCTACATAGATTCATTTAGAACATAAATATGATATTCATTATAAATCCAATGCAATAATTCAAACACAAGAGGCATAAAATTGACGCTATTAGCAAATCCATAATTGACAGTCATCCCCCCTCCGAGGACCCACAGGATCCTAGCTTCGTCGCTGGTTCAAATTGAGTTTAGGTATGATAGGTCAATCTAGCTTCGTCGCTAGATtgcttgactttttcttttttctgtctGCAATCCTTACAAACAAAGAAACGTATAGAAAACTGTCAATGCTGTAGCAGGAGTATAAACTACCATCAAATTTGTAAGTATAAATAGCCATGCACTTACGATATTGTAGTGCATCAATTCTTGAAGTTAAACCATAAGAACCTTGCCAATAATGGAGACTACTTCAAGCACCAAactttcatgcatttttctttgttcaTTAGTTCTTGTTTTCTCAATGCCGTGGAGCACTAGGGCTGAAATTCATGATAGATTTCTTCAGTGTCTTCATTCTCAGAACAATGACTCAATCTCACAAGTCATTTATACACCAACAAACTCTTCCTATAATTCTGTTCTGCAATCTTCCATAGAGAACATAAGATTTATATCTCCGACGGAAAGAAAGCCCTTGGTCATAGTTACGCCACTGAGCGATTTTCACGTTCAGCTAGTTGTTAATTGTGCAAAATCCAATGGCTTACAGATCAGAGTTAGATCCGGAGGCCATGATTATGAGGGCCTTTCTTATCTTTCCTATTATCTCCAGCCATTTGTTATTGTCGATATGAGGAATCTGAGTGGAATATCCGTCGATACTGAGAGCAAAACAGCCTGGATTGGAGTTGGAGTACGTCTTGGTGAGCTCTATCATGCAATTGCTGAGAAGAGCCCCAATCTTGGCTTTCCTGCAGGTACGTGTCCTTCTGTAGGATCGGGCGGACACATTAGTGGGGGAGGAGAAGGCGCATTGACGCGAAAATATGGCCTGGCTGCTGACAATGTCATTGATGCTAAAATTGTGAATGCGGAAGGAGCGATTCTTGATAGAAAATCAATGGGAGAAGATCTTTTCTGGGCCATTAGAGGTGGAGGAGGAGCCAGTTTTGGAGTAATTCTCGCGTACAGACTCCAATTGGTATCCGTTCCATCAACAGTTACAGTTTTTACAGTCAACAGAACCTTAGAACAGAATGCAAGCAAGCTTGTCCACCAGTGGCAACAAATTGGGTACAGGCTTGATCGAGACTTATTCATCACAATCTTTATTACACAGGCGAGGAGCGGTGGAAAATTAACAGTTCAAGCAGCGTTTCAATCTTTGTACCTGGGAACAGTTGCCAAGCTTCTACCGCTGATGCAAGAAAGCTTCCCTGAGCTAGGATTGCGCAAAGAAGACTGCACAGAGATGAGCTGGATTGAGTCTGCCGTTTATTTTGCCGGTCTTCCAAGTGGATCAACCGTGAATGATTTGGTACGCAGCACTCCATATCCCAAAACATATTACAAAGCCAAATCAGACTACGTAGTTGAGCCCATATCTGAAGTTGCATTGGAAGGATTGTGGAAAAGATTCTTCGAAGAAGAAGCTGAGAGAGCTCAGCTTATCCTTTCACCATCTGGTGGAAGGATGTTTGAGATATCAGATACTGAAATTCCATATCCACACAGAGCTGGAAACATATATCAATTTCAACACATGGTGTTTTGGACTGAAGAGGAGAATGCAAACTCTCAAAGGTACATAGATTGGATCCGAAGGCTTTACAAATACATGGCTCCATTTGTTTCCAGATTTCCTAGGGGTGCGTACCTGAATTATCGAGATTTGGACTTGGGAGCCAACAGGGAAGGCAACACCAGTTTCGCACAAGCTAGCGTCTGGGGCATGaagtattttaggaaaaatttctaCAGGTTGGCCCATGTGAAGCAGGAGGTTGATCCAAGTAACTTTTTCAGATATGAGCAGAGCATCCCTCCTTTCTTATCCTCATAGAAATGGAGAAATACTTGAAGAATTGGTGCATGAAAACATATATCGATCAAAACATCATCTACCAGAAATAAGTACATATGGGTACAAATACAGTCATCTTGGGTCATATatttgtgttttctttttcataCTTGATATAGTTGTGTGGTTTACAATAAACTTGGAAACATGTAATACATCTATATAGATGTTTGAATATGTTAGTGTTGTGAACTAGGCACAGTTGTGAAGTTTAATAAACTTGGAAATGTATAATACATCTGTGTAGATGTTTGATTATGTTAGCGTCGTAACATATGAGATTTTCCTTGAATGCTATGAGATTCTATCTTAGCcttttgtgtatattttgaagaaTTTATTCAGCATTTGTTGCATATTGGTGATTATTTACTTCTTTTATAAGTCATAACTTACATCTTACACACGTTTGCTTCCGGAATTCATCTTAAGGTCATTGTCCATCTTGTGGAATTGCAAatattctatttaattttgTGGTACTGAACACTTTTCTTGATATATTTTGGACACATATATGCAAAAAGTATACCTGGAGTTCTCCAAGGTTTATCCTGGTTAAATCCAAGGGTATGTAATTTGCACCCTTTTTGCTTTGGAGGTAGGTTTCTCTTCATCTAATCTctctataaaaaaaattaaataaaaaaaaagatacgtGATGTCATAATTTGCATTTGAATTTGACAATAATTTTTGAACACTTTCTATGTTACTATTCATGGATTGTTGCTCTCTTTACAGATGCATTTCCAAGCTAATTATAATGAGAATTTTCCTTAATCTTGGAATCATTCAGAATGGTACCATAATaattagtgaatttttttttttttcgaaacgatAATTGATTGTATTGCTTGACAAATGATATACAAGTGCGAGCAAGGGCTCGATTGAACTTTACAAGCGGCATATTTACCACTAAGGAAACCAATGTTCCTCATCAAAAATAATGCCCAAGGCATGAATGCTAAGCTTGTAGCTTAAATGAGTCTTATCTTTCCTAACTAGGCAAAAGGAGCACATATGAAACAATTGGCTTAATTGAAGAATGTCATCCACAACAGTCGCTAATCTAATCTCACTTACTCTGTTTGTGCGAATATTGTTAAGGATTTGTGGGTTTTGCACTTGGAATTGCACTTCCCTGGCTTGCGTTGTGGCTGTCTTACACATTGCCAGCTTCAGTGCAATTGCTTCATCCACCAGAATTGATCCTGAACTTCTTGCTCGTAGCGCCCATCCTCGGTGTGGTCCTTGATCTCCTTGATTCAGGCTGATTCCAATGCCAAAGGCGTGGTTGGATATATCTGATGTTACCCCAATCCGTACTTCCAGTATCCCATATTCTGAAGCTGACTGCGAACTGTGTTGCTGTAGAGCTATTGTTTCGTCTGTGCTCATCCTAGATTCCTTAGTATCTAATTCCACCATTTCTAACCATTCCTGATGCGCCTTCTGAATTGTCTTCCAAGgctgtttttttttccattaaatTCCTCCTCATTCCTAGCTTTCCATATCTGCCATAGAATATGGACAGACAACGAAATATGTTGCCCACCTTCTGGTCTATTCCTGGCTTCTGAGATTGATGTCCACCAATACAACGTTTTGGTGAATACAACGTTTTGGTGAATAATTAGTGAATACAACGTTTagtttttaattgtttttcctGTGGAATAGACTATATacccgaaaaaaaaataatgtacTGCCCATTTGGCCATTGACTTGAGTAAGCGGTCCGGATTTGCTATGTCTGATTGCATCTTCCtgaaactttcattttttttttttatgattacaAGTAACTTAGAATGGACTAATCATTAAAGTATATCATTGTTGGTTAGAATAAACCACTATCACTAATAAATAATTAGCAGTTTTAAAATTAATTCATCTATTAACTAACCGCATTAAAGGAAGCTACAAGTATTATTGGTCCAACTGACTTGCGTCTAACATAAATGTAATAATTCTAAATCTAATTAAAGAGTTCTTCTATTTTGGTGTCCTTAAAACATTGGTTAAGACACATTAATCTATCTATTAGCTACCTACCTATCTATTATCCTATAAAAAGTATGGTTGAGTTTTGGTAATTAAGAGTGTAAGCCGAAGTTTGTCTTAATTTTGTAATAACCAAATTACCCCCCtcaccaataaataaaaaaattgcattGCGTTTCCTTAATAATTAGGATAAGTTACTTATAAGCCCCAATGATTTTATATAATACTAAATGGCCCTCCTAAGGTTTCAAAATAGCCACATAACCCTACTATGGTTTTAAGTAAAGtgaaaaatggatgaaatgcACAACCAATTAGTACAACTTTATACCAATGCGCTCTAAAAGCGCGTGCGATACAATATTAATCTCCATATAACCCTCTTATGGTTTGTATAAATATCCACCTTACAccttatgatttttatatttatccACGTAATCCccctatatttttatataagGCAGTTAAGCTCTCAACTAATTTAGCATTTAAGTAAGGATACTATTGGTATTTTAATTAAGGACGTTACATAGGCTATTTTTCGTTAAGTTTCTATATAAACCAATTGGAGGTGAAGTGGGCATTTTGAAACCTTGGGGGGGTTATGTGACAATAGACGAAATCACATGGAGATTATATATAATCTACCCTAATAATTAATATGAATTATGTTGCCAGTTATCCCTTAAGTTATGGTGAATTCTACAAGCCACAAAGACCAAGAGCAGGACCAAATGAAACGACTCGTAAGTCTTCAGCCAATgagcaaaaatgaaaaacattacTGTCTGTTTGGATTGGAAATTTTTATAGGGaaaaaaatgacatttttattttctttgtgcCATAATAATTAGTGAATGCTTCCAATAACGTTTATTTCATAATTATTTTGCAGCAATTTGAACCACATAGACACGAAAGCTTATTAAGTCATGTGATATACAATAGTATATGTATACACATGAATATTGATAGACGTTTTCCACAAAA
This Coffea arabica cultivar ET-39 chromosome 3e, Coffea Arabica ET-39 HiFi, whole genome shotgun sequence DNA region includes the following protein-coding sequences:
- the LOC113737751 gene encoding tetrahydroberberine oxidase-like, with the translated sequence METTSSTKLSCIFLCSLVLVFSMPWSTRAEIHDRFLQCLHSQNNDSISQVIYTPTNSSYNSVLQSSIENIRFISPTERKPLVIVTPLSDFHVQLVVNCAKSNGLQIRVRSGGHDYEGLSYLSYYLQPFVIVDMRNLSGISVDTESKTAWIGVGVRLGELYHAIAEKSPNLGFPAGTCPSVGSGGHISGGGEGALTRKYGLAADNVIDAKIVNAEGAILDRKSMGEDLFWAIRGGGGASFGVILAYRLQLVSVPSTVTVFTVNRTLEQNASKLVHQWQQIGYRLDRDLFITIFITQARSGGKLTVQAAFQSLYLGTVAKLLPLMQESFPELGLRKEDCTEMSWIESAVYFAGLPSGSTVNDLVRSTPYPKTYYKAKSDYVVEPISEVALEGLWKRFFEEEAERAQLILSPSGGRMFEISDTEIPYPHRAGNIYQFQHMVFWTEEENANSQRYIDWIRRLYKYMAPFVSRFPRGAYLNYRDLDLGANREGNTSFAQASVWGMKYFRKNFYRLAHVKQEVDPSNFFRYEQSIPPFLSS